The nucleotide window TCGACAACTTCGCCCGCCGCGAGTGGGTCGCCTCGGTCGGCGCGACGAGCGCCACGGCGGTCGCCTCGATGGACGACCGACTGGCGGCCGCCGAGGAGGAGGGCTACACGAACCTCTCGTTCGTCGAGGGCGACCTCACGGATCGGGCGTTCGTCGACCGCTTGCTCGCGGTGCACGAGCCGCGCGCGATCGTCCACACCGCCGCCCAGCCCTCCGCGCCCTACTCGCAGATCAACGGCGAGCGCGCCAACGAAACCCAGCACAACAACCTCCAGGCGACGCGCAACCTCGTCTGGGGGCTCCAGGAGGCCGGACTCACCGACACCCACTTCGTCGAGACGACCACGACGGGTGTCTACGGCGCGCCCGAGTTCCCGATCCCGGAGGGCGGTGCGACGATGGAGAACGAGGGCGCGCGTGACGAGGTGCCGTTCCCTGCGATGGCCGGCAGCTGGTATCATCTCACCAAGAGCCACGACGCGGCCAACCTCCGGCTGGCCCACAGCCAGTTCGACATCCCGATCAGCGACGTACGAACGGCGATCGTCTACGGCGCGGGCACCGACGAGACGCGCGCGGACGAGCGCCTCGCGACGCGCCTCGACTTCGACTACTACTTCGGCGTCGTCGCCCACCGCTTCGCGGCGCAGGCGGTCGCGGGCTACCCGCTGACGGTGTACGGCAAGGGCGAGCAGCGAAAGCCGTTCGTGAGTCTCGACGACGCCGTCGAGGGGCTCGCACGGCTCGCGCTCGTCGATCCCGCCGAGCGCCCCGCCGCCCACACCGTCTACAACCAGACCACGCGCGCGATCAGCATCGTCGAGATCGCCGAGACGATCGCGGCGGTCGGTGACGAGCACGATCTCGACGTCGACGTCGAACACGTCGAGAACCCGCGCGACGAGGACGAGACACACAAGATGGAGATCCGTCACGAGAAGTACGACGAGCTCATCGACGGGCAGTCCGTCGATTTCCGGGCGGGCATCGACGAAGTCGTCGGCGCGATGAACGATCGTCGCTCGGTGATCGAGAGCCACGAGGACCGCTTTCTGCCGGACATGCTCGAATCGTGAGCGACCTGCTCGTCACGGGCGGCTGTGGCTACATCGGCAGCGCGCTGGTGCCCCTGTTGGCGAACGACGATCGCGTAGATCGGCTGGTCGTGCTCGATTCGCTCGCCTCGGGTTCGCCACGAAACCTGCGCGGTTCGGTCGAAGCGATCGCGTTCCGGCAGGGCGACGTCCGTGAGTACGGCGACGTCGAGAGCGCGATGCGCGGGGTGGATACTGTCGTTCACCTGGCGGCGATCACCGGTGCCGACAGCACGCACGACCGCCGCGAGGAGACCTACGCGACGAATCTGGAGGGGACGCGCAACGTGCTCACCGCCGCCCGGAAGATGGGCGTCGAGCGCGTCGTCCTCGCCTCCTCGTGTAACATCTACGGGCGCGCAACGAGCACCGATATCGACGAGGGGATCGAGCCGGATCCGATCAACCCCTATGCCGAGACGAAATACGAAGCGGAGCAACTCCTCGCCGAGTACGCCGACGACTACGGTCTCGACGGGACGGCGCTTCGTCTGAGCACCGTCCACGGCGACGCACCGGGCATCCGGTTCAACCTCGTCGTCAACCAGTTCGTCTTCCGCGCGCTCACGGACCGTCCCCTGACGGTGTACGGCGACGGCTCGAACTGGCGGCCGTTCATCCACGCGCGCGACGCTGCCCGTGCCTACCGCGAGGCGGCGCTCGCGCCCGACGACTGGTCGGAGCCCGTCTACAACGTCGGTGCGAACGAAGCGAACTACCGGATCAGCGACGTCGCTACACTCATTAGCGAGGAACTTGCTACTGTGGACGTGACATACCTCGAAGACGAACATCCCGGCCCCTCCTATCACGTGAACTTCGATCGCGTGGCCGAGACGGGCTTCGAGCCCGCGATCGACCTCCGCGAGGGCGTCCGCGATCTCGCCCGGAGGTTCCGCGGATGAGCGCCGACGAACCGCCGACGATCGCCGTGACGGGTGCGGCGGGCTACATCGGGAGCTGCGTCGTCAAACACCTCCGCAACGACCATCCCGACTGGTGCGTAGCGGCACTCGATAACTTCTATCTGGGCGACGTACGGTCGATCGGCGACGTGACCGTCGAACACGTCGATGTCCGCAACCGTGATCGGCTGGAGCACGCGCTCGACGGGGCGGACATCGTGATGCATCTCGCCGCCCTTTCGGGGGTTCCCGACTGCGAGAACCGGAAGGATCTCGCCTACGAGGTCAACGTGCAGGGCACCGAGAACGTGGCGTGGTACTGCCGGAAACACAGTACAGGACTGGTCTTCCCGTTCAGCATGGCGACGATTGGCGATCCCGTCGAGTTCCCGATCACCGTCGACCATCCGCGCGACCCGCTCAACTGGTACGGGCGGAGCAAACTGCTGAACGAGCGCGCCATCGAGGGGCTCGTCGACGGAGCGTTCCCGGCACACCTCTTCCTGAAATCGAATCTCTACGGCGACCACGAGATCGACGGCAAGCGCGTCTCGAAGGGCACAGTCACCAATTTCTTCCTGGATCGCGCGCTCGCCGGCGAGACGATCACGGTTCACGAGCCGGGCACGCAGTCGCGAAACTACATCCACGTCGAGGACGTCGCCCGCGCCTACGTCAGAAGCGCCGAGCGGATGATCGATCAGCTCGCCGCCGGCGAGACGGGAGTGGAAAAGTACGAGCTCGCGAGCGACGAGGATCCCAGCGTGATGGCAATCGCCGAGCTCGTCGCCCGCGTCGCCCGCGAGGAGCGCGGGGCCGATCCCGACGTCGAACTGATCGAGAACCCGCGCGAGAGCGAGACGCTGGTCGATCGGTTCCCGGTCGACACGACGCGAACACACGACGTACTCGGCTGGAGCGTCGAACGCTCGCTCGAAGACACGGTTAGAGAACGGCTGCGACCGTAGCTACTCGGTATCGACGGCTGCGTCGGCACCCGCTTCGTTTTCCCCATCGGTATCGAGCTCGCCACGTGCGTCCTGGATACGGCGTTCGGCTTCGTCGCGGTCCTCGGGATAGCCGACGTCGATGCGCCAGCCGTTCATCCGCACGGCGTCGATGGTGCGGCCCGATCGCAGGAGCAGATCGACGGCTTCCGAGAGCTCGTACTCGCCGCGCGCGGAGGGCTGGACGAGATGGCAGGCGTGGAAGATCGCGGGCGTGAACGTGTAGAAACCCGTGAGAACGAGGTTCGTCGGCGGTTCGTCGGGTTTCTCGATGACGTCGGTGACCTCACCATAGTCGTTGGTGTCGCAGACGCCGTACCTGTTGGCCTCCTCCATCGGGACCTCCTCGACGAGGAAGGCGGCGTCGGCACGGTCCTCGCGCTGGCGGTCGACGACGTCCGCGAGGTTCGCCTCGAAGACGTTGTCGCCGAGGATGAGCATGAAGTCGTCGTCGATGTGCTCCTCGACGGTGAGGAGGGCGTGGGCCAGTCCGGCCTGCTCGCGCTGGTGGGTGTAGGTGATCGGGATGCCGTCGAACTCGTCGCCGTAGTGCTCGATGATGACTTCCTTCTGGTAGCCGACGACGACGAGCAGTTCGCTCGCGCCGAGTTCGGCCAGCTGCTCGAAACAGTGCGTGAGGATGGGTTTGTCGTCGACCTCGACCATCCCCTTTGGCTTGTCCTCGGTCAGTGGCCGGAGGCGCGTGCCCTCGCCGGCGGCCAGCACGACGGCTTTCATGGGCCTACAACGCGGGGGCCGTCGCAAATATCTGTCGCCACTCGACGATAAACCGGTAACGACGATAGCAATCGTTGCTATTAACGAAGACGAGATGGCGACGAAATACGCTGAGCTCATGGCATGGGCCGCAGACCTCGAACGCTACTTCCTGCGCAAGCGCGTCCAGTCGGGTGTTGATCGGGCACAACGAGCAGGCAAGTGGACCGGACGGCCACCCTATGGATTTACGACCCACGATGGCTACCCCGTCGTCGAACCCGAGGACTACCTCCGAATGCAGGCTGCTCTCGAACTGCTCGAAACTGATCCCAATCAGACGCTTACGTCCGTCGCTACTCACGCTGGTATTGCGAAGTCATCGCTCTCTCGGATACGTAACGACCCTGAACGCCGACAACTCTATCTCTACGGTGAAGCATCCGATGAACGCGTCGAAGAGGCTGTCAACGCTGCTGGCATTGAATCCGAGAGCGAACTTGCGGAACTGCGTAAACGTATTGAGACACTTGAAGAACGATGATCCAGATACCGAACCAGCCACTAACCCAGCCAGCTACCGAGGAACAGTCCGTTGTCAATTTCAAAGTTCGTTGATAGCTGGCCGTGGAGTCACTTTGCGCTAGACTTCCTCGGGCTTGGTGATCTCGTGCGTCCCGGATGGTCCCTGATCCTCGGATGATCTGGACGGAGCAATCAGACACGTCGTGTTGGCGGGTTCGCCACCAACCACCTCGAATGTGTGTTCGGTCTCGGGAGGTGTGACGATTGTGTCACCGGCTTCTGCGTGGAACTCTTCGCCCTCGACTACCCACTGCATCTCGCCGGTCCGCACGAAGATGATGTGCGTTTCCTCGTGCGTGTGTGGCTCGCTGGCTTTGTCCGGGCCGTGAGCGCGCACGTCTACTTCACAATCTTCAAGCACGATGTGTTCGTCCTCGTCCTCGCTTCCGATGAACGGGTGGTAGGCTGTTGTGTCGGGTTCAGTCATTGTTTTCACCTGTTTGCTCGCGCACTACTCGTCAGCGTTCGTGTCGTGTAGGATTAACCTTTCTGCTGGGATTGGATATCCTCGACACAGGGATCGAGATGACTTCGGCGAACCGGGACTCGGAACGGATGATCGGTTTTCCAGGAGACGACACCCTTCGTGAGAGAATAATATTTGAGGCCGCCATTGCTCCATGAGATCATCGATGAGTACGAACGGCTCGGCGTCTACGGCGCGAGATGCTGGCAGCGAAGAACAGGACGTCACTCCCTTGGAGCTGTTTTTCGATCTGGTGTTCGTGTTCGCGTTCACTCAGGTTACCGGCTTCCTCGTCGAGAACCTCACGTGGACCGGTATGGCGCGTGGCGCGGCGCTGTTCGCGGCACTGTGGTGGGCGTGGGTCACCTACTCGTGGCTCACTGGTGCAGTGCCCGCCGAGGAGCGCCTCCCCGCACGGCTGGTGATTCTCACCGCGATGGTGGCCATGCTCGTCGTTGCGCTCGCGGTCCCTGACGCGTTCGGCGACGACGCGGTACTGTTCGGGGGCGCTTACTTCGTCGTTCGACTGTTGCACGTCGCACTCTACGCGGTCGCCACCCCGCCTGAAACCCACGACGCGGTCCTACGAGCTGCACCGGGATTCTTGGGTGGACCGGCGCTGCTCGTTCTCGCTGGGTTCCTCGACGGGCCGCTTGCAGCCGTCCTCTGGGTCGTGGCACTCGCTGTCGATTACGGTATCGTGTTCGTCCGCGGTGTCGAGGGGTTTCACGTCACCGTCGGACACTTCGTCGAACGTCACCGGCTCGTGCTCATCATCGCGCTGGGCGAGTCGCTCGTCGCCATCGGCGTCGGAGCCGAAGGGTTGAACCTCAGCGCTTTGGTCGTTCTCGCGGCGCTGTTCGGCATCGTTCTCGTTATCACGCTGTGGTGGCTCTACTTCGATTACGTCGTGCTCGCCGCAGAACAGCGCCTCGCGGGAGAGAGCGGCCACCAACAAGCGATACTGGCGCGCGATTCGTACAGCTACATCCACCTGTCGATGGTCGGGAGCATCATCTTCATCGCACTCGGAATCGAGCAGACGATCGCCCATGCCGGCGAGCCGCTCGGGACAGTCGCCGCCGTCGCGCTCTTCGGTGGCGGTGCGCTCTATCTGCTCGGCCACAATGCCTTCCGATACCGCGACCATGGCACCGTCAGTGCTCTCCGACTCGTCGTGGCGGTCGTTGCTCTCGTGTTGCTCATCGTGGCCGTGCAGGTCCCAGCTATCGTTGCCCTCGCGGTTCTCACCGCGCTATTCGTCGGGCTCGCGGCCTACGAGACGGTGCGATCCGAACACCGGGACAGACTCCGTGCAGGCTGACCGACGAGCCGCTCCGGGAGATCCAGCCCCGAACGTAGTTCGCGAG belongs to Halococcus qingdaonensis and includes:
- a CDS encoding cupin domain-containing protein; its protein translation is MTEPDTTAYHPFIGSEDEDEHIVLEDCEVDVRAHGPDKASEPHTHEETHIIFVRTGEMQWVVEGEEFHAEAGDTIVTPPETEHTFEVVGGEPANTTCLIAPSRSSEDQGPSGTHEITKPEEV
- a CDS encoding NAD-dependent epimerase/dehydratase family protein; amino-acid sequence: MSIIVTGADGYVGWPTALRIADRTDERVLCVDNFARREWVASVGATSATAVASMDDRLAAAEEEGYTNLSFVEGDLTDRAFVDRLLAVHEPRAIVHTAAQPSAPYSQINGERANETQHNNLQATRNLVWGLQEAGLTDTHFVETTTTGVYGAPEFPIPEGGATMENEGARDEVPFPAMAGSWYHLTKSHDAANLRLAHSQFDIPISDVRTAIVYGAGTDETRADERLATRLDFDYYFGVVAHRFAAQAVAGYPLTVYGKGEQRKPFVSLDDAVEGLARLALVDPAERPAAHTVYNQTTRAISIVEIAETIAAVGDEHDLDVDVEHVENPRDEDETHKMEIRHEKYDELIDGQSVDFRAGIDEVVGAMNDRRSVIESHEDRFLPDMLES
- the aglF gene encoding UTP--glucose-1-phosphate uridylyltransferase AglF; translation: MKAVVLAAGEGTRLRPLTEDKPKGMVEVDDKPILTHCFEQLAELGASELLVVVGYQKEVIIEHYGDEFDGIPITYTHQREQAGLAHALLTVEEHIDDDFMLILGDNVFEANLADVVDRQREDRADAAFLVEEVPMEEANRYGVCDTNDYGEVTDVIEKPDEPPTNLVLTGFYTFTPAIFHACHLVQPSARGEYELSEAVDLLLRSGRTIDAVRMNGWRIDVGYPEDRDEAERRIQDARGELDTDGENEAGADAAVDTE
- a CDS encoding NAD-dependent epimerase/dehydratase family protein gives rise to the protein MSDLLVTGGCGYIGSALVPLLANDDRVDRLVVLDSLASGSPRNLRGSVEAIAFRQGDVREYGDVESAMRGVDTVVHLAAITGADSTHDRREETYATNLEGTRNVLTAARKMGVERVVLASSCNIYGRATSTDIDEGIEPDPINPYAETKYEAEQLLAEYADDYGLDGTALRLSTVHGDAPGIRFNLVVNQFVFRALTDRPLTVYGDGSNWRPFIHARDAARAYREAALAPDDWSEPVYNVGANEANYRISDVATLISEELATVDVTYLEDEHPGPSYHVNFDRVAETGFEPAIDLREGVRDLARRFRG
- a CDS encoding NAD-dependent epimerase/dehydratase family protein, with the translated sequence MSADEPPTIAVTGAAGYIGSCVVKHLRNDHPDWCVAALDNFYLGDVRSIGDVTVEHVDVRNRDRLEHALDGADIVMHLAALSGVPDCENRKDLAYEVNVQGTENVAWYCRKHSTGLVFPFSMATIGDPVEFPITVDHPRDPLNWYGRSKLLNERAIEGLVDGAFPAHLFLKSNLYGDHEIDGKRVSKGTVTNFFLDRALAGETITVHEPGTQSRNYIHVEDVARAYVRSAERMIDQLAAGETGVEKYELASDEDPSVMAIAELVARVAREERGADPDVELIENPRESETLVDRFPVDTTRTHDVLGWSVERSLEDTVRERLRP
- a CDS encoding low temperature requirement protein A; translated protein: MSTNGSASTARDAGSEEQDVTPLELFFDLVFVFAFTQVTGFLVENLTWTGMARGAALFAALWWAWVTYSWLTGAVPAEERLPARLVILTAMVAMLVVALAVPDAFGDDAVLFGGAYFVVRLLHVALYAVATPPETHDAVLRAAPGFLGGPALLVLAGFLDGPLAAVLWVVALAVDYGIVFVRGVEGFHVTVGHFVERHRLVLIIALGESLVAIGVGAEGLNLSALVVLAALFGIVLVITLWWLYFDYVVLAAEQRLAGESGHQQAILARDSYSYIHLSMVGSIIFIALGIEQTIAHAGEPLGTVAAVALFGGGALYLLGHNAFRYRDHGTVSALRLVVAVVALVLLIVAVQVPAIVALAVLTALFVGLAAYETVRSEHRDRLRAG